One window of the Mycobacterium haemophilum DSM 44634 genome contains the following:
- a CDS encoding thiolase domain-containing protein — protein MAGAGAHLAAVLGTGQTKYVAKRQDVSMNGLVREAIDRALADSGSTFDDIDAVVVGKAPDFFEGVMMPELFMADAMGATGKPLIRVHTAGSVGGSTGVVATSLVQSGKFRRVLALAWEKQSESNAMWALSIPIPFIKPVGAGAGGYFAPHVRAYIRRSGAPTNIGAMVAVKDRLNGSRNPLAHLQQPDITVEKVMASPMLWDPIRYDETCPSSDGACAVVIGDEEIADARLAQGHPVAWIHATALRTEPLAFAGRDQVSPQAGRDAAAALWKAAGITSPIDEIDAAEIYVPFSWFEPMWLENLGFAREGEGWKLTEAGETAIGGQIPVNPSGGVLSSNPIGASGLIRFAEAAIQVMGKGGDHQVPGARKALGHAYGGGSQYYSMWVVSADKPERTFERTDG, from the coding sequence ATGGCCGGAGCAGGTGCACACCTGGCAGCGGTACTTGGCACCGGCCAGACCAAATACGTCGCCAAACGCCAAGACGTTTCAATGAACGGCCTGGTCCGCGAGGCCATCGACCGGGCACTGGCCGACTCCGGTTCCACCTTCGACGACATCGACGCTGTCGTGGTCGGCAAGGCGCCCGACTTCTTCGAGGGCGTCATGATGCCGGAGTTGTTTATGGCCGACGCCATGGGAGCCACCGGCAAGCCGCTGATCCGGGTGCATACCGCGGGTTCGGTCGGCGGCTCAACCGGGGTGGTGGCCACGAGTCTCGTGCAGTCCGGAAAATTTCGGCGTGTGCTGGCGCTGGCATGGGAGAAACAGTCGGAATCAAATGCCATGTGGGCGTTGTCGATTCCTATTCCATTTATCAAGCCGGTGGGCGCCGGCGCGGGTGGGTATTTCGCGCCGCACGTGCGGGCCTACATCCGGCGCTCAGGCGCACCAACAAACATCGGTGCGATGGTGGCGGTCAAGGACCGACTCAACGGCAGCCGCAACCCGCTGGCGCACCTGCAGCAACCCGACATCACCGTCGAGAAGGTGATGGCGTCCCCCATGCTTTGGGATCCGATCCGCTACGACGAGACCTGCCCATCGTCTGATGGCGCGTGCGCTGTGGTTATCGGCGACGAGGAAATCGCCGATGCCCGGTTGGCGCAAGGGCATCCGGTGGCCTGGATCCACGCCACCGCGTTGCGCACCGAACCGTTGGCGTTCGCCGGGCGCGACCAAGTCAGCCCGCAAGCCGGGCGTGACGCGGCCGCCGCACTGTGGAAGGCCGCTGGCATCACCAGTCCCATCGACGAGATCGACGCCGCCGAAATCTACGTACCCTTCTCATGGTTCGAACCGATGTGGCTGGAAAACCTCGGCTTTGCCCGCGAGGGCGAAGGCTGGAAACTCACCGAAGCCGGGGAGACAGCGATCGGCGGACAGATTCCGGTGAACCCGTCCGGCGGTGTGCTGTCGTCGAACCCAATCGGCGCCTCTGGTTTGATCCGTTTCGCCGAGGCGGCGATCCAAGTGATGGGCAAGGGCGGGGACCACCAAGTTCCTGGTGCACGAAAGGCTTTGGGGCATGCCTACGGCGGCGGCTCACAGTACTACTCCATGTGGGTGGTCAGCGCCGACAAGCCCGAGAGGACATTCGAGAGAACAGACGGATGA
- a CDS encoding cytochrome P450 has product MTEAISKTIPDVDLTDGTFYASREAREAYRWMRAHQPVFRDRNGLAAASTYQAVIDAERQPELFSNAGGIRPDQPAMPMMIDMDDPAHLLRRKLANAGFTRKRVKDKEASIAALCDTLIDAVCERGECDFVRDLAAPLPMAVIGDMLGVRPEQRDMFLKWSDDLVTFLSSHVSEEDFQVSMDAFAAYTDFTRVTIAKRRQKPTDDLVSVLVSSEVDGERLSDDELVMETLLILIGGDETTRHTLSGGTEQLLRNRDQWDLLQRDPSLLPDTLEEMLRWTAPVKNMCRILTADTEFHGTELREGEKIMLLFESANFDEAVFDQPDNFDIRRNPNNHLAFGFGTHFCLGNQLARLELSLMTGRVLRRLPDLRLAAADPSLPLRPANFVSGLESMPVVFTPSAPLG; this is encoded by the coding sequence ATGACTGAAGCCATCTCAAAGACGATTCCGGACGTCGATCTGACTGACGGGACCTTCTACGCCAGTCGTGAGGCGCGCGAGGCGTATCGATGGATGCGGGCCCATCAGCCGGTGTTTCGGGACCGCAACGGGCTGGCCGCGGCATCGACATACCAGGCGGTGATCGACGCCGAACGGCAGCCCGAGCTGTTCTCCAACGCCGGTGGCATCCGGCCCGATCAGCCCGCCATGCCGATGATGATTGACATGGATGATCCCGCACATTTGTTGCGGCGCAAGTTGGCTAACGCCGGCTTCACCCGCAAGCGGGTGAAGGACAAAGAGGCATCGATTGCAGCGCTGTGCGATACGCTGATCGACGCGGTGTGTGAACGCGGCGAATGCGACTTCGTCCGCGACCTGGCCGCGCCGCTGCCGATGGCCGTCATTGGGGACATGCTCGGGGTGCGGCCAGAGCAGCGGGACATGTTCTTGAAGTGGTCCGACGATCTGGTGACGTTTCTGAGTTCGCATGTGTCCGAAGAGGATTTCCAGGTCAGCATGGACGCCTTCGCCGCTTACACCGACTTCACCCGAGTCACCATCGCCAAGCGCCGGCAAAAGCCGACCGACGACCTGGTCAGTGTGTTGGTGAGTTCTGAAGTCGATGGGGAGCGGCTGAGTGACGATGAGCTCGTCATGGAGACGCTGCTCATCCTGATCGGCGGCGACGAGACCACGCGGCACACGTTGAGCGGAGGCACCGAGCAGCTGCTGCGCAATCGCGATCAGTGGGACCTGCTGCAGCGTGACCCGTCGTTGCTGCCGGATACCCTTGAGGAGATGCTGCGCTGGACGGCGCCGGTAAAGAACATGTGCCGGATTTTGACCGCCGACACCGAGTTTCACGGCACTGAGCTGCGTGAGGGTGAGAAGATCATGTTGCTCTTCGAGTCGGCGAATTTCGACGAAGCGGTATTCGACCAGCCGGACAACTTCGATATTAGGCGAAACCCTAACAATCACTTGGCATTCGGGTTCGGTACGCACTTCTGCCTGGGTAATCAGTTGGCGCGTCTGGAGCTGTCGTTGATGACGGGCCGGGTGTTGCGGCGGCTACCCGACCTGCGGCTCGCCGCCGCGGACCCGTCGCTGCCGTTGCGGCCGGCGAACTTTGTCAGCGGTCTAGAGTCCATGCCGGTGGTATTCACACCGAGCGCGCCATTGGGTTGA
- a CDS encoding Zn-ribbon domain-containing OB-fold protein, with protein sequence MTARSSSPSPIDHSEPVLPAPLSAPLTLSFDYTRSVGPTLSKFFTALRECRILGVRGSDGRVHVPPAEYDPVTYEPLSEMVPVSAVGTVASWTWQAEPLEGQPLDRPFAWALIKLDGADTTMLHAVDVGAVGPSAIRTGARVHVHWATQPVGAITDIAYFALGDEEEPIAERAPSDQDPVTMIVTPIELTIQHTASHEESAYLRAIAEGKLLGARTAANGPETGKVYFPPHGADPATGLPTTEFVELSDKGTVTTFAIINIPFMGQRIKPPYVAAYVLLDGADIPFLHLVSDIDAHQVRMGMRVEAVWKPREEWGFGIDNIEYFRPTGEPDADYDTYKHHL encoded by the coding sequence GTGACAGCCAGATCGAGCAGCCCGTCCCCGATCGACCACTCCGAACCAGTTCTCCCCGCTCCGCTCTCCGCGCCACTGACGTTGTCTTTCGACTACACCCGTTCGGTAGGGCCCACACTGAGCAAGTTCTTCACCGCACTGCGTGAGTGCCGCATCCTGGGGGTGCGCGGATCGGATGGCCGAGTGCATGTGCCGCCCGCGGAATATGACCCGGTTACCTATGAACCGCTGAGCGAGATGGTACCGGTGTCAGCTGTCGGCACGGTCGCATCCTGGACTTGGCAGGCTGAGCCGCTGGAAGGCCAGCCGCTGGACCGACCGTTCGCATGGGCGCTGATCAAGCTCGATGGAGCCGACACCACGATGTTGCACGCCGTTGATGTTGGAGCCGTGGGTCCGTCCGCCATCCGCACCGGCGCCCGGGTACATGTGCATTGGGCCACGCAGCCGGTGGGCGCCATCACCGACATCGCGTACTTCGCGCTGGGCGACGAGGAAGAACCGATAGCAGAGCGGGCACCCAGCGACCAGGATCCGGTCACCATGATCGTCACACCGATCGAGCTGACAATTCAGCACACCGCCTCGCACGAAGAAAGCGCATACCTGCGAGCCATCGCCGAGGGCAAATTGCTCGGTGCCCGAACAGCAGCCAACGGCCCCGAAACCGGAAAAGTGTATTTTCCGCCGCACGGCGCCGACCCGGCCACTGGCCTGCCGACCACCGAATTCGTCGAGCTATCCGATAAGGGCACGGTGACGACGTTTGCGATCATCAACATCCCGTTCATGGGTCAGCGCATCAAGCCGCCCTACGTGGCCGCCTATGTGCTGCTTGACGGCGCCGACATCCCGTTTCTACACCTAGTCTCTGACATCGACGCACACCAGGTGCGGATGGGGATGCGTGTCGAGGCGGTGTGGAAGCCCCGCGAGGAGTGGGGTTTCGGCATCGACAACATCGAGTACTTCCGGCCTACCGGGGAACCCGACGCGGACTACGACACCTACAAGCACCATCTGTAA
- a CDS encoding acetoacetate decarboxylase family protein, with translation MPASQHTIAGTVLTMPVRIRTANLHSAMFSVPAAAAQRLIDYSGLRVCEYLPGRAIVVQMLVRYVDGDLGQYHEYGTAVMVNPSGAHARRPRGPGALSTAAAFIHHLPVDQAFTLEAGRTIWGFPKIMADFNVREGKTFDFDVSADGQLIAGIEFSPGLPVPTGRTTRRAQVLKTYSHLDGVTRETPWEMKISGLRVRLGGASLRLGDHPYARELASLGLPKRALISQSVANVEMVFGDAHAL, from the coding sequence ATGCCCGCCTCGCAACACACCATCGCCGGCACGGTGCTGACCATGCCGGTCCGCATCCGCACAGCTAACCTGCACTCCGCGATGTTCTCGGTCCCCGCGGCGGCGGCGCAGCGTCTGATCGACTACAGCGGGTTGCGCGTGTGCGAGTACCTGCCCGGCCGGGCGATCGTTGTGCAGATGCTGGTGCGCTACGTCGACGGGGACTTGGGTCAGTACCACGAGTACGGCACCGCGGTCATGGTGAACCCGTCCGGCGCCCACGCCCGTCGACCGCGTGGACCCGGGGCGTTGAGCACGGCGGCCGCCTTCATCCATCACCTGCCGGTGGACCAAGCGTTCACCCTCGAGGCCGGCCGCACCATCTGGGGCTTCCCAAAGATCATGGCGGACTTCAATGTCCGAGAGGGAAAGACGTTCGACTTCGACGTCAGCGCCGACGGCCAGCTGATCGCCGGAATCGAATTCAGCCCTGGCCTGCCCGTGCCGACTGGGCGGACGACAAGGAGAGCCCAGGTGTTGAAGACGTACTCCCACCTGGACGGCGTCACCCGGGAAACCCCTTGGGAGATGAAGATATCGGGTCTGCGGGTCCGGCTCGGCGGCGCAAGTCTGCGGCTGGGCGACCATCCGTATGCCAGGGAACTTGCCTCGCTGGGGCTGCCCAAGCGCGCGCTGATATCGCAATCGGTGGCCAACGTGGAGATGGTCTTCGGCGACGCTCACGCACTCTGA
- a CDS encoding PPE family protein, whose product MAIEEEAYPPEVNSGNMYAGPGPDSMRAAAIAWRSLGKEMTALQKTFTRVLLDLMDAWSGPAATQVIDAAKPFVRWLTDLCEQLSETETQIREIVSAYEWARNEVVAPVQIYRNRAEAQILIEYNALGRYNAEIADLDQEYQDFWDEDGEAMRDYRLAVRTSLAQLASWKSPPRIANKAGLVT is encoded by the coding sequence ATGGCAATCGAAGAAGAAGCGTACCCACCGGAGGTCAACTCCGGCAACATGTATGCCGGACCGGGCCCTGACTCGATGCGCGCCGCCGCGATCGCATGGAGGTCGTTAGGTAAGGAGATGACGGCCCTCCAAAAGACGTTCACCCGAGTGCTCCTCGATCTGATGGACGCCTGGTCGGGTCCCGCGGCGACGCAGGTAATCGATGCGGCTAAGCCGTTTGTGAGGTGGCTGACCGACCTCTGTGAGCAGCTGTCTGAGACCGAGACACAGATTCGCGAAATCGTGTCGGCCTATGAATGGGCACGTAACGAGGTGGTGGCCCCGGTGCAGATCTACCGAAACCGTGCTGAGGCGCAGATACTGATCGAATACAATGCGCTGGGGCGATACAATGCGGAGATCGCCGACCTCGACCAGGAATACCAAGACTTCTGGGACGAAGACGGTGAAGCGATGAGGGACTATAGGCTTGCCGTGAGGACTTCGTTGGCGCAGTTGGCTTCGTGGAAGTCGCCGCCGCGGATCGCCAACAAAGCCGGGTTGGTCACCTAA
- a CDS encoding LLM class F420-dependent oxidoreductase, which produces MKLGLQLGYWGAQPPENAAELVAAAEGAGFDAVFTAEAWGSDAYTPLAWWGSSTQRVRLGTSVVQLSARTPTACAMAALTLDHLSGGRHILGLGVSGPQVVEGWYGQTFPKPLARTREYIGIVRQVWARKAPVTSDGPHYPLPLTGAGTTGLGKALKPITHPLRADIPIMLGAEGPKNVALAAEICDGWLPIFYSPRMADMYNEWLDEGFARPGARRSREDFEICATAQIVVTEDRAAAFAGIKPFLALYMGGMGAEGTNFHADVYRRMGYAEVVDEVTALFRSNQKDKAAEIIPDELVDDAMIVGDLDYVRKQIAAWSTAGVTMMVVSAHSVEQVRDLAGLL; this is translated from the coding sequence ATGAAGCTCGGGCTGCAGCTGGGATATTGGGGTGCTCAACCGCCGGAAAACGCCGCTGAACTCGTGGCCGCGGCCGAGGGCGCCGGATTCGACGCCGTGTTCACCGCGGAGGCGTGGGGATCCGACGCCTACACGCCGCTGGCGTGGTGGGGCTCGTCGACGCAGCGGGTGCGGCTGGGCACGTCGGTGGTCCAGCTGTCGGCGCGAACCCCGACGGCATGCGCGATGGCCGCGCTGACGCTCGACCACCTGAGCGGGGGCCGCCATATTCTCGGGCTTGGTGTGTCCGGCCCTCAGGTGGTCGAGGGCTGGTATGGCCAGACCTTTCCCAAGCCGTTGGCGCGCACCCGTGAATACATTGGCATCGTCCGCCAGGTGTGGGCCCGGAAAGCGCCGGTGACCAGCGACGGCCCGCACTACCCGTTGCCGCTAACCGGTGCTGGCACGACGGGTTTGGGCAAGGCTTTGAAACCCATCACCCATCCGCTGCGCGCCGACATCCCGATCATGCTGGGCGCCGAGGGGCCGAAGAACGTGGCACTGGCCGCCGAGATCTGCGATGGTTGGCTGCCAATTTTCTATTCGCCGCGGATGGCCGACATGTACAACGAATGGCTCGACGAGGGGTTCGCCCGGCCCGGTGCCCGACGCAGCCGCGAAGACTTCGAGATTTGCGCGACCGCGCAGATCGTCGTCACCGAAGACCGCGCGGCGGCGTTTGCCGGCATTAAGCCGTTCCTGGCGCTCTACATGGGCGGTATGGGTGCCGAGGGCACCAACTTCCACGCCGACGTCTATCGGCGGATGGGCTACGCGGAGGTGGTCGACGAGGTCACCGCGCTGTTCCGGTCCAACCAGAAGGACAAGGCGGCCGAGATCATCCCCGACGAGCTCGTCGACGACGCCATGATCGTCGGCGACCTGGACTACGTGCGTAAGCAGATCGCGGCCTGGTCAACCGCGGGCGTCACCATGATGGTGGTGTCTGCCCATAGCGTTGAGCAGGTTCGAGACCTGGCTGGGCTGCTTTGA
- a CDS encoding thiolase domain-containing protein, with product MSARNVAVVGFAHAPHVRRTDGTTNGVEMLMPCFTQLYDELGIARADIGFWCSGSSDYLAGRAFSFISAIDSIGAVPPINESHVEMDAAWALYEAYIKLLSGGVDTALVYGFGKSSAGVLRRVLSRQTDPYTVAPLWPDSVSMAGLQARLGLDAGKWNELQMARVAVDSFARAARVDSVAPAISVEELLERPFFADPLRRHDIAPITDGAAAIVLAADDRARELRENPAWITGIEHRIESPALGVRDLTESPSTTAAARAATRDNTRSLDVAEIHAPFTHQHLILAEAIRIPGRTKVNPSGGALAANPMFAAGLERIGFAAQHIWNGSAERVLAHATSGPALQQNLVAVMEGKN from the coding sequence ATGAGCGCTCGCAACGTTGCGGTGGTCGGTTTCGCCCACGCCCCGCATGTCCGCCGCACCGACGGCACCACCAACGGCGTCGAGATGTTGATGCCGTGCTTCACCCAGCTTTACGACGAGCTGGGCATCGCACGCGCCGATATTGGCTTCTGGTGTTCCGGGTCGTCGGATTACCTTGCTGGAAGAGCGTTTTCATTTATCTCCGCAATCGACTCGATCGGCGCTGTGCCGCCGATCAACGAGTCACATGTCGAGATGGACGCGGCATGGGCGCTCTACGAGGCTTACATCAAATTACTGAGCGGTGGGGTCGACACCGCGCTGGTGTATGGCTTCGGGAAGTCCTCGGCCGGAGTCCTGCGTCGCGTTTTGTCACGGCAGACCGACCCCTACACCGTCGCGCCGCTGTGGCCGGACTCGGTGTCGATGGCCGGACTACAGGCTCGCCTTGGGCTCGACGCCGGCAAATGGAACGAACTGCAGATGGCCCGCGTGGCGGTCGATTCCTTCGCGCGAGCCGCACGGGTGGACTCGGTAGCTCCGGCGATCAGCGTCGAGGAATTGCTGGAGCGCCCATTTTTCGCGGATCCGTTGCGCCGCCACGATATTGCACCGATCACCGACGGCGCCGCTGCGATTGTGCTCGCGGCCGACGACCGCGCGCGTGAGTTGCGGGAAAACCCGGCGTGGATCACCGGAATCGAACATCGCATTGAGTCCCCAGCACTCGGCGTACGCGATCTCACCGAGTCGCCGTCGACCACAGCGGCGGCCAGGGCGGCCACCCGGGATAACACCCGCAGCCTCGACGTCGCTGAGATTCATGCGCCGTTTACCCACCAGCACTTGATCCTGGCTGAGGCGATCCGGATCCCGGGGAGGACGAAAGTCAATCCGTCCGGCGGTGCGCTGGCGGCCAACCCCATGTTCGCTGCCGGACTTGAGCGTATCGGCTTTGCAGCACAACATATCTGGAACGGATCGGCCGAGCGGGTTCTGGCACACGCCACCAGCGGACCTGCGCTGCAACAGAATCTGGTCGCGGTCATGGAAGGGAAGAACTGA